One Carassius auratus strain Wakin unplaced genomic scaffold, ASM336829v1 scaf_tig00011025, whole genome shotgun sequence DNA segment encodes these proteins:
- the LOC113072932 gene encoding zinc finger BED domain-containing protein 1-like, which produces MDKTKEGLLDGKFKYKTLPDGSVDKTKVICAFCKAEFNYHRSNSSLAYHLKAKHPTETISTGPRQCKLQECVRGKMTRSVSDKVMNALVIWIAKNCRPINIVDDDGLRDIIRTTSGDASYNMPSRGTIMSKIHTLYDDVKAQRMNTLQQATHIALTGDHWTSVSNDNYLGITAHFVDKEWKLHSFALTVSKTEERQYAEACADHFLDVAREWKIEDKLSTLGTDSARNMVAAARLLPFEHLPCTAHILQRTVTVSIHGSGFESVLAKCRKIVGHFKHSPSNAHELMEQQVACGQKQESLVQDVTTRWNSTLEMVKRIQRNKSPLTTTLAQQKSNVAMLTTQELAKLQKLEELLEPCRYVTELLGGEQYISCSVVLPALCHLFKIMESTEDDPAYVVQFKNDFTSGLSKRKDSTNLTWLKIATAIDPRFKDLKCLPKDERNEVWASLSKLLMAQSPGKQESKETTDQQPPKKRRISVLLVSSDSESDEEEESIEQCLNHYKAEPKLHMEGCPLQWWKKTEATHARLAPIACKYLSTPATTVPCERLFSLSGHIIQKKRATLSPDNVNRLVCLSNWQNVKED; this is translated from the exons atggataagaccaaggaaggacttttagacggaaagtttaagtataaaactctgccggatggTTCTGTGGATAAAACAAAAGTAATCTGTGCATTTTGCAAAGCCGAATTTAATTACCACAGAAGTAATTCGTCTTTGGCATATCACTTAAAAGCAAAACACCCCACCGAAACCATCTCTACGGGGCCTCGCCAATGTAAATTGCAGGAGTGCGTTCGTGGTAAAATGACAAGATCTGTAAGTGATAAGGTAATGAATGCTTTGGTTATTTGGATAGCTAAAAACTGCCGACCCATTAACATAGTAGATGACGATGGACTGCGGGACATCATTAGAACTACATCCGGAGATGCCTCATACAATATGCCCTCAAGAGGAACCATCATGTCAAAAATACACACTTTGTATGACGATGTGAAGGCACAGAGGATGAACACGTTACAGCAAGCGACACACATCGCACTGACAGGGGACCACTGGACTTCTGTGAGCAATGACAACTACTTAGGCATCACAGCGCACTTCGTTGATAAAGAATGGAAATTGCATTCATTCGCACTAACCGTGTCTAAAACTGAGGAACGACAGTACGCTGAGGCATGTGCGGATCATTTTCTCGATGTGGCAAGAGAATGGAAAATCGAGGACAAGTTAAGCACACTTGGCACTGACAGTGCTCGTAATATGGTTGCTGCCGCGAGACTACTTCCATTTGAACACCTGCCCTGCACGGCCCACATTTTGCAACGAACTGTCACAGTTTCCATTCACGGCAGTGGATTTGAAAGTGTCCTAGCTAAATGTCGCAAGATTGTTGGGCACTTTAAGCATAGTCCATCCAACGCTCACGAACTAATGGAACAGCAAGTTGCATGTGGACAGAAACAAGAATCTCTCGTTCAGGACGTTACGACTAGATGGAATTCTACCCTAGAGATGGTCAAGCGAATTCAGCGAAACAAATCTCCACTGACCACTACCCTGGCTCAGCAAAAGAGCAATGTTGCCATGTTGACTACACAGGAGCTCGCCAAACTGCAAAAGCTGGAGGAACTACTTGAACCTTGCAG ATATGTAACTGAACTGCTGGGAGGAGAGCAGTACATCTCCTGCTCAGTGGTATTGCCAGCCTTGTGCCACTTGTTCAAAATTATGGAGTCCACAGAGGATGATCCAGCCTATGTAGTTCAATTCAAAAATGATTTTACTTCAGGCCTATCTAAAAGGAAGGACAGCACTAATCTCACATGGCTGAAGATCGCTACTGCAATTGACCCAAGGTTTAAAGACCTAAAGTGTCTTCCCAAAGATGAAAGGAATGAGGTGTGGGCTTCACTAAGCAAGCTGTTAATGGCACAGAGTCCTGGAAAACAAGAGTCTAAAGAGACAACAGACCAACAGCCACCAAAGAAGAGAAGGATCTCCGTCTTGCTGGTTTCTTCTGATTCAGAGTCAGATGAAGAGGAAGAGTCCATAGAACAGTGTCTTAACCACTACAAAGCAGAGCCCAAATTGCACATGGAGGGTTGTCCACTACAGTGGTGGAAAAAGACAGAAGCAACACATGCAAGGCTGGCACCAATAGCATGCAAGTATCTGTCAACCCCTGCTACAACGGTGCCTTGTGAGAGACTGTTCTCACTCTCAGGTCACATCATTCAAAAGAAAAGGGCCACATTGTCCCCTGATAATGTCAACAGACTGGTCTGTCTCAGCAACTGGCAGAATGTAAAGGAGGACTAA